From the genome of Triticum aestivum cultivar Chinese Spring chromosome 3B, IWGSC CS RefSeq v2.1, whole genome shotgun sequence, one region includes:
- the LOC123065717 gene encoding uncharacterized protein, whose amino-acid sequence MDAGKTPHPLPLSAAQNQIRDDVPLVCAWALVNAFAIAGSQASLYIAGYTHLACIQIQSSSILPCLWVGMLCCAATQSAAAALALLLPCHRRRARRALAYLALAVTVLFHCMYAIHFRISLAAYPGGYIFGWIVYTVVLCYMVVRDLTCLTDLLRGDGWGKQ is encoded by the exons ATGGACGCCGGCAAGACGCCTCATCCGCTGCCTCTGAGCGCGGCCCAAAACCAGATCCGGGATGATGTCCCACTGGTCTGCGCATGGGCGCTCGTCAACGCCTTCGCCATCGCCGGCAGCCAAGCATCCCTCTACATAGCTGGCTACACCCACCTCGCGTGCATCCAGATCCAG TCATCATCCATTCTGCCCTGCCTCTGGGTCGGGATGCTGTGCTGCGCCGCAACCCAGTCGGCCGCGGCGGCGCTGGCGCTGCTGCTCCCATGCCACCGTCGCCGGGCCCGCCGTGCCCTCGCCTACCTCGCGCTCGCGGTCACTGTCCTCTTCCATTGCATGTACGCCATCCACTTCCGGATCTCCCTCGCCGCCTACCCAGGAGGATACATCTTCGGCTGGATCGTTTACACCGTGGTCCTCTGCTACATGGTGGTGCGCGACCTGACCtgcctgaccgacctccttcgagGTGATGGTTGGGGCAAGCAGTAG